One part of the Thermodesulfovibrio sp. 3462-1 genome encodes these proteins:
- a CDS encoding TlpA disulfide reductase family protein, whose translation MKKNVFLILFVLLALIVTGSILLKKGKTSIKENAQIGLPAPDFELKDINGKKWSLKDLKGKIVILNFWASWCNDCKVEKKSIQAYLNKNGASDDFVFLTVLYKDNPLTATEIAKKEGFTFPVLIDDRVTSTIYGIKGVPETFLIDKKGILRHKIVGPVDWSNPHIVPHLRQVLS comes from the coding sequence ATGAAAAAAAATGTATTTTTAATTTTATTTGTTTTACTTGCCCTGATTGTTACAGGAAGTATTTTATTAAAAAAAGGCAAGACTTCTATAAAAGAAAATGCACAGATTGGACTCCCTGCTCCTGATTTTGAACTTAAAGATATTAATGGTAAAAAATGGAGTCTCAAAGACTTAAAAGGTAAAATTGTTATTCTCAACTTCTGGGCATCATGGTGCAATGACTGTAAAGTAGAGAAAAAGTCAATACAGGCTTATTTAAATAAAAATGGAGCTTCCGATGACTTTGTATTTCTTACAGTTCTTTACAAAGATAATCCCCTAACTGCCACTGAAATAGCAAAAAAAGAGGGTTTTACTTTCCCTGTGCTTATTGATGACAGAGTTACATCAACAATTTATGGAATAAAGGGAGTTCCTGAAACATTTCTCATAGATAAAAAAGGAATATTAAGGCACAAGATCGTTGGTCCTGTTGACTGGAGTAATCCTCATATAGTTCCTCATCTAAGACAAGTATTATCTTAA
- a CDS encoding DUF1015 domain-containing protein, giving the protein MTVIKPFKGIVYNPEKIIGDDVMCPPYDIISNELKDILYDKSPYNIIRIDYGKNSAGVDKYVLAKEYMERWLREGILIQEKEPCFYGYEVEYVYKNKKKTLRGIIGTVRLEELGRGIYPHEQTYSKPKTDRLNLMKACMANTSLIFSIYRSKERVTSQILENLKNPYIQAKDLDGNIHRLFKINEQSQIKKIAEEFKNKPIFIADGHHRYEVALEFKTMMNAIYPDREDPPWNYVLMFLANIEDDGYLILPTHRILSTPLPVKQQLEKHNNLFCLLEFNKNEDIQEAIERMGSKNIGVYFKNNKFYILQYKGSSLEHLPEELRDLDVTILEEVILKEMFPQKEVCYDTDIDKGIKMVEEGKCDAIFILRATKVEEIERVALKGLRMPPKSTYFYPKLLTGMVINSFREKI; this is encoded by the coding sequence ATGACTGTAATCAAACCTTTTAAGGGAATTGTTTACAATCCTGAAAAAATCATTGGAGATGATGTCATGTGCCCTCCCTATGATATCATCTCCAATGAACTTAAAGATATTCTCTATGATAAAAGCCCTTATAATATAATAAGAATTGATTACGGGAAAAATTCAGCAGGAGTAGATAAATATGTTCTTGCAAAAGAGTATATGGAGAGATGGCTTAGGGAAGGAATTCTTATTCAAGAAAAAGAGCCTTGTTTTTACGGTTATGAAGTTGAATATGTATATAAAAATAAAAAGAAAACACTAAGAGGAATCATAGGCACTGTAAGACTTGAAGAACTTGGCAGAGGAATTTATCCTCATGAGCAAACATATTCAAAACCTAAGACAGATAGATTAAATCTCATGAAAGCCTGCATGGCAAATACTTCTTTGATATTTTCTATTTATCGTTCAAAAGAGAGAGTAACCTCTCAAATACTTGAAAATCTTAAAAATCCTTATATCCAGGCAAAAGATTTAGATGGAAATATTCACAGGCTATTTAAAATAAATGAGCAATCTCAAATAAAAAAAATAGCGGAAGAGTTTAAAAACAAACCCATATTTATTGCTGATGGTCATCATAGATACGAGGTTGCTCTTGAGTTTAAAACAATGATGAATGCAATTTATCCAGACAGAGAAGACCCGCCATGGAATTATGTTCTAATGTTTTTGGCCAATATTGAAGATGACGGTTATCTAATTCTGCCAACTCACAGAATTTTAAGCACTCCTTTACCTGTCAAGCAACAACTTGAAAAACATAATAATCTTTTTTGTTTACTTGAATTCAACAAAAATGAGGATATTCAGGAAGCAATTGAAAGAATGGGGAGTAAAAATATCGGAGTTTATTTTAAAAATAACAAATTCTATATCCTTCAATATAAAGGCTCATCTCTTGAACATTTACCTGAAGAGTTGAGAGATCTTGATGTTACCATTCTTGAAGAGGTAATTCTAAAGGAAATGTTTCCTCAGAAAGAAGTCTGTTATGATACAGATATTGACAAAGGTATAAAGATGGTGGAAGAAGGAAAATGTGATGCAATTTTTATTCTCAGAGCGACAAAAGTAGAAGAAATAGAACGAGTTGCACTTAAAGGTCTAAGAATGCCTCCCAAATCAACATATTTCTACCCGAAACTTCTTACAGGAATGGTTATTAATAGTTTTAGAGAGAAAATTTAA
- a CDS encoding ATP-dependent Clp protease ATP-binding subunit, which produces MFEKFTEKGRKIILYAREEAEKRNSEFLDTEHLLLAILREEDSIPVAILRKIGISPENVRYEIEKRINTEGNLLTYGEIPFSPRAKKVLENAVEEARLLGHPYIGSEHLFLGLIKEEEGIAGKILRSFGINLLGARQLTINFSIRPHFQSTPQKEKRKTNTPALDEFGRDLTLFAIEGKLDPVIGREDEIERVIQILGRRIKNNPVIIGEPGVGKTAIVEGLAQKIIEGDVPDILLGKRIIALDLGALIAGTKYRGQFEERLKAVIREATQSDNIILFIDELHTIIGAGAAEGSVDASNMLKPALARGEMQCIGATTPQEYRKYIEKDGALERRFQPVYIQPTTVEVTIEILKGIREKYESHHRVKITDEAIEAAVKLSDRYIADRFLPDKAIDVIDETASRIKLRRSVMPQELKDLEFELARITKEKSLYIKLHDLPAAQKAKYEEEKLKRIYETNYKKWKDSMHKEVPLVTAEDVSYTVSKMTGIPLYKLEQTESEKLLHMEEILHQRIVGQDEAIKSVCKAIRRSRAGLKTKNRPIGSFFFLGPTGVGKTELARVLAEFMFNDETALVKFDMSEYMEKFNVSKLIGAPPGYVGYEEGGQLTERIRKRPYSVVLFDEIEKAHPDVFNLLLQILDEGVLTDSFGRKVDFRNTIIIMTSNIGARLIEKSTPLGFHKPQSTDIYQKIKDSVFDELKKTFNPEFLNRVDDIVVFHPLEESHLLAIIDLLIAETNKKLAEYGFVIAVSDAVKHWILSKYYQPAYGARPMRRAIAKEIEDPLSEEILKGNFKGASLIKVELNNNQIEFKEVAEEVTASVN; this is translated from the coding sequence ATGTTTGAGAAGTTTACAGAAAAGGGTCGTAAAATAATTCTCTATGCCAGAGAAGAAGCAGAAAAAAGAAATAGCGAGTTTCTTGATACAGAACATTTACTTCTTGCAATTTTAAGAGAAGAAGATTCCATTCCAGTGGCTATACTAAGAAAAATCGGAATTTCTCCTGAAAATGTAAGATATGAAATTGAAAAAAGAATAAACACAGAGGGTAATCTTCTTACTTATGGAGAAATACCTTTTTCTCCAAGAGCTAAAAAGGTTCTTGAAAATGCAGTGGAAGAGGCAAGACTTTTAGGACATCCCTATATCGGGAGTGAACATCTCTTTCTTGGTTTAATTAAAGAGGAAGAAGGAATCGCAGGTAAAATTCTGAGAAGTTTTGGAATTAATCTTTTAGGCGCAAGACAATTGACTATTAACTTTTCAATAAGACCTCATTTCCAGAGTACACCTCAAAAAGAAAAAAGAAAAACAAATACTCCAGCTCTTGATGAATTTGGAAGAGATCTCACTTTGTTTGCTATTGAAGGCAAACTTGATCCTGTAATCGGAAGAGAAGATGAGATAGAAAGAGTCATTCAGATTCTTGGAAGAAGAATTAAAAATAATCCTGTTATAATTGGTGAGCCAGGGGTTGGCAAAACAGCAATAGTAGAAGGGCTTGCTCAAAAAATTATTGAAGGAGATGTGCCTGATATTTTACTTGGCAAAAGAATTATTGCCCTTGACTTGGGAGCATTAATTGCAGGAACAAAATACAGAGGCCAGTTTGAAGAGCGACTCAAAGCAGTAATAAGAGAGGCAACTCAATCAGACAATATTATTTTATTCATTGATGAGCTTCACACAATAATTGGAGCAGGTGCAGCAGAAGGCTCTGTTGATGCTTCAAACATGTTAAAACCTGCTCTGGCGCGTGGAGAAATGCAGTGTATTGGTGCGACAACTCCACAAGAATACAGAAAATATATAGAAAAAGATGGAGCTTTGGAAAGAAGATTTCAACCTGTATACATTCAACCAACAACTGTGGAAGTAACAATCGAGATTTTAAAAGGAATAAGAGAAAAATACGAATCCCATCATAGGGTAAAAATTACAGATGAAGCAATAGAAGCTGCTGTAAAGCTTTCAGATAGATACATTGCAGACAGATTTTTACCAGACAAAGCAATAGATGTTATTGATGAGACTGCTTCAAGAATTAAGCTTAGAAGATCTGTGATGCCTCAGGAACTTAAAGACCTTGAGTTTGAGCTTGCTAGAATTACCAAAGAAAAGTCTTTATACATAAAGCTTCACGATCTTCCTGCAGCGCAGAAGGCAAAATACGAAGAGGAAAAATTAAAAAGAATTTATGAAACTAATTACAAAAAATGGAAAGACTCAATGCACAAGGAAGTTCCTCTTGTTACAGCAGAGGATGTCTCATATACTGTTTCCAAGATGACAGGTATCCCACTTTATAAACTTGAACAGACAGAGTCTGAAAAACTGCTTCATATGGAGGAAATTCTACATCAAAGAATTGTAGGACAGGATGAGGCAATAAAGAGTGTCTGCAAGGCAATAAGACGCTCTCGTGCAGGATTGAAAACAAAAAACAGACCAATTGGTTCATTTTTCTTTTTAGGTCCTACAGGAGTTGGCAAAACAGAACTTGCAAGGGTCCTTGCAGAGTTCATGTTCAATGATGAGACTGCTTTAGTAAAATTTGACATGTCCGAGTATATGGAAAAATTCAATGTATCAAAGCTAATAGGCGCACCTCCTGGGTATGTTGGTTATGAAGAAGGAGGGCAGCTTACAGAAAGAATTCGTAAACGACCTTATTCTGTTGTTTTATTTGATGAGATTGAAAAAGCTCATCCTGATGTATTTAATCTGTTGCTCCAGATACTTGATGAAGGCGTTCTTACAGATAGTTTTGGTAGAAAAGTGGATTTCAGAAATACGATTATAATAATGACATCAAACATAGGAGCAAGATTGATTGAAAAATCAACACCTCTTGGTTTTCACAAGCCTCAGTCCACTGATATATACCAGAAAATCAAAGACAGCGTGTTTGATGAACTTAAAAAGACCTTTAATCCTGAATTTCTGAACCGAGTTGATGATATTGTGGTATTCCATCCTCTTGAAGAATCCCATTTACTTGCTATTATTGATCTTTTAATTGCTGAAACAAATAAAAAACTTGCAGAATACGGATTTGTTATTGCTGTATCCGATGCAGTTAAACATTGGATTCTCAGTAAATACTATCAGCCAGCTTATGGTGCAAGACCTATGAGACGAGCTATTGCAAAAGAAATAGAAGACCCACTTTCAGAAGAAATTCTGAAGGGTAACTTTAAAGGAGCGAGCCTTATAAAAGTTGAGCTAAATAACAATCAGATAGAGTTTAAAGAAGTTGCTGAAGAAGTAACAGCATCTGTTAATTGA
- a CDS encoding phosphoglycerate kinase, producing MAPFNNSFDKMTIEDLPIKGKRVFIRADFNVPLDANLMITDDRRIRSTLPTINYAIDEGAKVILASHLGRPKGKLDPKLSLAPVARRLQRLLNKEVIFAPDCIGPQVEQLVSKMKEGDVVLLENLRFHIEEEKNDEKFAKALASLADFYVNDAFGASHRAHASIVGIPKFIPSAAGFLLKKEIEYLKGAVESPIRPFVVILGGAKVGGKIGVLENLADKADKVIVGGGMAFTFIKAMGYEVGDSLVEPDMIDFALKIIEKLHKNKVKFYLPVDVVIAQSIEHGAETKIVPIQEIPPGWRGLDIGPASVKLFTEALHDAKTILWNGPMGVFEIDAFSRGTFAIAHAVADSYAFTIVGGGDTDYAVHKAGVSDAISFISTGGGAALQLLEGKELPGLAVLPSKKRD from the coding sequence ATGGCACCCTTTAATAATTCCTTTGACAAAATGACAATTGAAGATTTACCTATAAAAGGTAAGAGAGTTTTTATTAGAGCTGATTTTAATGTTCCCCTTGACGCAAACCTGATGATAACTGATGACAGAAGAATTCGCTCTACACTGCCAACTATAAACTATGCAATTGACGAAGGGGCTAAGGTAATTTTAGCTTCCCATCTTGGCAGACCAAAAGGAAAACTTGATCCAAAGCTTTCTTTGGCTCCTGTTGCGAGAAGACTTCAGAGATTACTCAACAAAGAAGTAATTTTTGCACCCGATTGCATTGGTCCACAGGTAGAACAGCTTGTCTCAAAAATGAAGGAAGGCGATGTTGTGTTGCTTGAAAATCTAAGATTTCACATTGAAGAAGAAAAAAATGACGAAAAATTTGCTAAAGCTCTTGCCTCTTTAGCGGATTTTTATGTGAATGATGCCTTTGGTGCCTCACACAGAGCACATGCTTCAATTGTTGGTATTCCTAAGTTTATTCCCTCTGCTGCTGGTTTTTTACTTAAAAAGGAAATTGAATACCTGAAAGGTGCAGTGGAATCTCCAATAAGACCCTTTGTTGTAATACTTGGCGGAGCAAAAGTAGGAGGTAAAATTGGAGTGCTTGAAAATCTTGCAGATAAGGCAGACAAAGTTATAGTTGGTGGAGGTATGGCTTTCACATTTATAAAAGCCATGGGATACGAAGTGGGAGACAGTCTTGTTGAACCAGATATGATAGATTTTGCCCTTAAAATTATAGAAAAACTTCACAAAAATAAAGTTAAATTTTATTTGCCCGTTGATGTTGTTATTGCTCAAAGTATAGAGCATGGAGCAGAAACAAAAATCGTTCCTATTCAGGAAATTCCACCAGGATGGCGTGGCCTTGATATTGGTCCTGCTTCAGTAAAACTTTTTACAGAAGCATTACATGATGCGAAAACTATTCTTTGGAATGGACCAATGGGAGTTTTTGAAATAGATGCCTTTTCAAGAGGAACTTTTGCAATTGCTCATGCCGTAGCGGACTCTTATGCTTTTACAATAGTTGGCGGTGGAGATACAGACTACGCAGTGCATAAAGCAGGTGTAAGTGATGCTATCTCCTTTATATCAACTGGTGGCGGTGCTGCTTTACAACTACTGGAAGGTAAAGAACTGCCAGGTCTTGCAGTGCTGCCTTCTAAAAAGAGAGATTAA
- a CDS encoding DUF4416 family protein: MGKPAQPKKVLLFIGTLFKDKEVYYRARQILEKFFGEIILESSPKQWNYSDYYTAELGSPILRRFMFFKNLISEGDIAQIKIQTNQIEEELSKDGKRTINLDPGYIGLAKLILATTKDYSHRIYLKDGIYAEVTLIFRDNSFRPYINTYRDYAEDEYIKLFNLARAIYKDLLLK, translated from the coding sequence ATGGGTAAACCCGCTCAGCCAAAAAAGGTTTTGCTATTTATTGGAACACTTTTCAAGGATAAAGAGGTATACTATAGGGCAAGACAAATCCTGGAGAAATTTTTCGGCGAAATAATTTTAGAGTCAAGTCCGAAACAATGGAATTATTCAGATTACTATACTGCAGAACTTGGTAGCCCAATACTGAGAAGATTCATGTTTTTTAAAAATTTGATTTCTGAAGGGGATATTGCCCAGATAAAAATTCAAACAAATCAGATTGAAGAGGAACTTTCTAAGGATGGAAAACGAACTATAAATCTTGATCCAGGTTATATAGGGCTTGCAAAGCTTATTCTTGCTACAACAAAGGATTACTCTCACAGAATTTATCTTAAAGATGGAATTTATGCAGAGGTTACATTGATTTTCAGGGATAATTCCTTCAGACCCTATATAAACACTTACAGAGATTATGCAGAAGATGAATATATAAAACTTTTTAATCTTGCAAGAGCTATTTATAAGGATTTGTTACTCAAGTAA
- the speD gene encoding adenosylmethionine decarboxylase, which produces MYALGTHLLIELKNCNPEILKDLESVQKILVDAAKKANATIINVNFHEFNPFGISGVVVIAESHLTIHTWPEYGFAAVDVFTCGDTIKPEIAAQYIIEAFECESPSIVEMKRGIISYKNEKLPHKVCHEELQMVY; this is translated from the coding sequence TTGTATGCTTTAGGGACCCATCTTTTAATTGAATTAAAAAATTGCAATCCCGAGATCCTCAAAGATCTCGAAAGCGTCCAAAAAATTCTTGTAGATGCTGCCAAAAAAGCAAATGCAACAATCATTAATGTAAATTTCCATGAATTTAATCCTTTTGGTATTAGTGGAGTAGTAGTTATTGCTGAGTCTCATCTGACGATTCATACATGGCCTGAGTATGGTTTTGCTGCAGTGGATGTATTTACCTGTGGAGATACTATAAAGCCAGAGATTGCAGCTCAATATATTATAGAAGCCTTTGAATGTGAATCTCCCTCAATTGTTGAAATGAAAAGAGGTATAATTTCTTACAAAAACGAGAAATTACCACATAAGGTATGTCATGAAGAATTGCAAATGGTATATTGA
- the gap gene encoding type I glyceraldehyde-3-phosphate dehydrogenase translates to MALKVAINGFGRIGRLFFRASYGYPEIEIVAINDLTDAYTLAHLLQYDSVHGKFKGTVKAQGNNIVVDERQIQVFAETDPQKLPWQDLNIDVVIESTGRFTDRAGASKHLQAGAKWVIITAPAKEEDITVVMGVNHYLLDPSQHKIISNASCTTNCLAPVAKVLHEHFGIERGFATTVHAYTNDQRILDLPHKDLRRARAAAVSIIPTTTGAARAVGKVFPELKGKLDGMAVRVPTPNVSMVDFVAQLSKEVTESDINEALKKASQEHLKGIIMYIEEPLVSVDFNHSPYSSIVDGLLTKVLEGKLAKVISWYDNEYGYSCRVRDLVLYLMEKI, encoded by the coding sequence ATGGCATTAAAAGTCGCCATTAATGGTTTTGGCAGAATTGGAAGGCTTTTCTTCCGTGCTTCCTACGGTTATCCAGAAATTGAAATCGTTGCAATTAATGATCTTACAGATGCATATACTCTTGCTCATTTGCTTCAGTATGACTCTGTTCATGGGAAGTTTAAAGGAACTGTAAAAGCTCAAGGAAACAATATCGTGGTTGATGAAAGACAAATTCAAGTTTTTGCTGAAACAGACCCTCAAAAACTTCCATGGCAAGATTTAAACATTGATGTTGTGATTGAATCAACAGGAAGATTTACAGACAGAGCTGGTGCATCTAAGCATCTGCAGGCTGGTGCAAAATGGGTAATAATTACAGCACCTGCAAAGGAAGAAGATATCACAGTCGTGATGGGAGTTAATCATTATCTTCTTGATCCATCTCAGCATAAAATAATTTCAAATGCTTCGTGTACCACAAACTGCCTTGCTCCTGTAGCAAAAGTCCTTCATGAACACTTTGGGATTGAAAGAGGTTTTGCTACAACTGTTCATGCTTATACAAATGACCAGAGAATTCTTGATCTGCCTCACAAAGACTTAAGAAGAGCAAGAGCTGCTGCTGTTTCAATAATTCCTACCACAACAGGTGCTGCACGGGCTGTAGGAAAAGTTTTTCCAGAACTTAAAGGAAAACTTGATGGAATGGCAGTAAGAGTTCCAACTCCAAATGTATCAATGGTTGATTTTGTAGCTCAACTCAGTAAAGAAGTTACGGAGTCTGATATCAACGAAGCATTAAAAAAAGCCTCTCAGGAGCATCTTAAAGGAATTATTATGTATATTGAAGAACCTCTTGTTTCTGTAGATTTCAACCATTCACCCTACTCATCAATTGTTGATGGACTTCTTACAAAAGTTTTAGAAGGCAAACTTGCAAAGGTGATATCATGGTATGATAATGAATATGGTTATAGTTGTAGAGTAAGAGACCTTGTGCTATATTTAATGGAAAAAATTTAA
- a CDS encoding DUF1828 domain-containing protein, translating to MNLITKTVLLPKIGKTRITFYRERRKITKDKTTISLPFDLQLNEKLAYGEIIYSPVFRSCRIMWSDAPEDMQIKEEAENFIKEFLFGTLIATTEPIEDEEAEKIFNDFIEFFASSVQYRITAEGACVLTIPIAKKEAKVIKVILRKKETGDYFFSDDGLILRSFRPHERGQRERVIFAAKKLGIEIKEEELFLESSREELSQNFYKFIQFVSAVYLFYLI from the coding sequence ATGAATCTGATTACGAAAACAGTTCTTCTTCCAAAGATTGGAAAAACAAGAATAACATTTTACCGTGAAAGGAGAAAAATCACAAAGGATAAAACAACAATTTCTCTTCCCTTTGATCTTCAATTGAATGAAAAACTTGCTTATGGAGAGATAATTTACAGTCCTGTATTCAGGTCCTGTAGAATCATGTGGAGTGATGCTCCAGAGGACATGCAGATAAAAGAAGAGGCAGAAAATTTTATTAAAGAATTTTTATTTGGTACTTTGATTGCTACAACAGAACCAATAGAGGATGAGGAAGCTGAAAAGATTTTTAATGATTTTATAGAATTTTTTGCCTCCTCTGTGCAATACAGGATAACAGCTGAAGGTGCTTGCGTTCTGACTATTCCAATTGCTAAGAAGGAAGCAAAAGTAATTAAAGTAATATTAAGGAAAAAAGAAACAGGAGATTATTTTTTCAGTGATGATGGATTAATACTCAGAAGTTTTCGTCCCCATGAAAGAGGTCAGAGAGAAAGAGTTATTTTTGCTGCAAAAAAATTGGGCATAGAAATTAAAGAAGAAGAGTTGTTTCTTGAATCCTCTCGAGAAGAACTCTCTCAAAATTTTTACAAGTTTATACAGTTTGTCTCTGCAGTATATTTGTTTTACTTGATTTAA
- the speE gene encoding polyamine aminopropyltransferase — MKNCKWYIEQTSEDEIILHSLKEIIYSEISPYQRIEVICSGNLGRCLLLDGKMQSAEADEFIYHEALVHPVMLLSESIERVLIAGGGEGATLREVLKYPVKEVVMVELDELVIKTAKRYLPEWHNGAFDDPRVRLVIDDARAYIERTKNYFDVIIIDLPEPAEGGPAYLLYTKEFYEKVKEALTEKGMMVTQSASASVNNLRVFVSIVTTLKQVFPYVKPYIAYIPSFFAPWGFALVSKKINPEGSMAKINEKIVSIKDSLKFYDIDAHTAMFCLPKHIKKAIETEGVVIHDDSPLSFY; from the coding sequence ATGAAGAATTGCAAATGGTATATTGAGCAGACATCAGAGGATGAGATTATACTTCATTCTCTGAAGGAGATTATATATTCTGAAATATCTCCTTATCAGAGAATTGAAGTCATTTGTTCGGGTAATCTTGGCAGATGTCTTCTTCTTGATGGTAAAATGCAGTCTGCTGAGGCTGATGAATTTATTTATCACGAAGCACTGGTTCATCCTGTTATGCTTTTAAGTGAATCTATAGAAAGGGTGCTTATTGCAGGTGGTGGAGAAGGAGCTACTTTGAGAGAGGTATTAAAATATCCTGTTAAGGAAGTTGTAATGGTTGAGCTTGATGAATTAGTTATTAAAACTGCTAAGAGATATCTTCCAGAATGGCATAATGGCGCTTTTGATGATCCAAGGGTCAGGTTAGTTATAGATGATGCAAGAGCTTATATTGAAAGAACGAAAAACTATTTTGATGTAATAATAATAGACTTGCCAGAACCAGCAGAAGGAGGACCTGCGTATCTTCTTTATACAAAAGAGTTTTATGAAAAAGTCAAAGAAGCTCTTACTGAAAAGGGAATGATGGTTACGCAGTCTGCCTCTGCATCTGTGAATAATTTAAGAGTTTTTGTCTCAATTGTTACCACTCTCAAGCAGGTATTCCCCTATGTGAAACCCTACATTGCTTATATTCCTTCCTTTTTTGCTCCATGGGGTTTTGCTCTTGTTTCCAAAAAAATAAATCCAGAAGGCTCAATGGCTAAAATAAATGAAAAAATTGTTTCCATTAAGGATAGTCTAAAGTTTTATGATATAGATGCACATACTGCAATGTTTTGTCTTCCAAAGCATATTAAAAAAGCTATTGAAACAGAAGGGGTAGTCATCCATGATGACTCCCCTCTTTCTTTTTATTAA
- a CDS encoding putative sulfate exporter family transporter, whose protein sequence is MEEKKKGVSEDWLAFWLAIVIFAISLLAYTGIDPLGWVVSTQEWTDSSKAIAPTGKVYQSLKGEITKIDGNKLTIKKPDGKEETVTVSDPTKYKVGDTYEKKGLSGFASLVLTYIFMAVVFTIGAALMRANIVKFNIGFFFVFWLSYLCWFIGHYAYFAATDAKKFNIPWSLKLTGEGGFIFALLLGLIVGNFFRGFAKFIGEALKPEFYIKTAIGLMGALLGLKAAQSFGLAQAVLFRGLCAIIEAYLIYWALVYWIARKWFKFSKEWAAPLASGISICGVSAAIATGGAIKARPVVPIMVSSLVVIFAVVELIILPFFAQAFLWKEPMVAGAWMGLAVKTDGAAFASGAVVDALIRAKAETAAGIKYEPGWMLMAASTTKLFIDIFISIWAFILAYIWCAKIECRPGERVSATEIWRRFPKFVIAYAVTFIVILVIAIPYAPKVGSVEGKVNKIKKEITTIEKQLTQVTDPAQQATLTAQIDAKKKQIQDLEASVKDAKKIISQTSVSTAGTNALRVLFFLITFFTIGVMSDFRKLWEEGIGKLALVYLICLFGFILWIGLLISYIFFHGVKPPVITG, encoded by the coding sequence ATGGAAGAAAAAAAGAAAGGTGTTAGTGAGGATTGGTTAGCCTTTTGGTTAGCTATTGTGATTTTTGCAATTTCTCTGCTGGCTTACACAGGAATTGATCCCTTAGGATGGGTTGTCTCTACACAAGAGTGGACAGACTCAAGCAAGGCAATTGCTCCAACAGGAAAAGTTTATCAAAGCCTGAAGGGTGAAATTACAAAAATTGATGGGAACAAACTAACCATCAAGAAACCTGACGGGAAAGAAGAAACTGTAACAGTCTCTGATCCAACAAAATACAAAGTTGGTGACACCTATGAAAAGAAAGGGCTTTCAGGATTTGCATCTCTTGTGCTTACCTATATTTTCATGGCTGTAGTTTTCACAATCGGTGCAGCACTCATGCGAGCTAATATAGTAAAATTCAATATTGGATTCTTCTTTGTTTTCTGGTTGAGCTATCTGTGCTGGTTTATTGGTCATTATGCTTATTTTGCAGCAACCGATGCTAAAAAATTCAATATTCCATGGTCATTGAAACTTACAGGTGAAGGTGGCTTTATATTTGCTCTGTTACTTGGCTTGATTGTTGGTAATTTCTTCAGAGGTTTTGCAAAATTCATTGGTGAAGCATTAAAACCAGAGTTTTACATTAAAACCGCAATTGGTTTAATGGGCGCATTACTTGGATTAAAAGCAGCTCAATCATTTGGACTTGCACAGGCAGTACTTTTCAGAGGACTCTGCGCCATAATTGAAGCCTATCTCATTTACTGGGCATTGGTTTATTGGATTGCGAGAAAATGGTTTAAGTTCAGTAAAGAATGGGCAGCTCCACTTGCATCTGGAATCTCCATTTGTGGTGTTTCTGCAGCAATTGCAACAGGTGGAGCAATTAAAGCAAGGCCTGTTGTTCCGATTATGGTAAGCTCACTGGTTGTTATATTTGCAGTTGTTGAGCTCATTATTCTTCCTTTCTTTGCTCAAGCTTTCCTCTGGAAAGAGCCAATGGTTGCTGGTGCATGGATGGGACTTGCAGTTAAGACAGATGGTGCAGCCTTTGCATCAGGTGCAGTTGTTGATGCCCTTATAAGAGCAAAAGCAGAAACTGCTGCCGGGATTAAGTATGAGCCAGGATGGATGCTAATGGCAGCATCAACGACAAAGCTTTTTATTGATATATTTATCAGTATCTGGGCATTCATACTTGCCTATATATGGTGTGCAAAAATTGAATGCAGACCTGGAGAAAGGGTCTCTGCAACAGAAATATGGAGAAGATTTCCAAAATTCGTCATAGCATATGCTGTTACCTTTATAGTTATTCTTGTCATTGCTATTCCGTATGCTCCAAAAGTTGGCTCTGTTGAAGGAAAGGTAAACAAAATCAAAAAGGAAATAACAACAATTGAAAAGCAGCTTACTCAAGTTACGGACCCAGCACAACAGGCAACCTTAACAGCACAAATTGATGCAAAGAAAAAACAAATTCAAGATTTAGAAGCAAGTGTAAAAGACGCAAAGAAAATTATTTCTCAAACATCTGTATCAACAGCAGGAACAAATGCCTTGAGAGTGCTTTTCTTCTTGATCACATTCTTTACAATCGGAGTAATGTCTGACTTTAGAAAACTCTGGGAAGAGGGTATTGGAAAGCTTGCCCTTGTCTATCTGATATGTCTTTTTGGATTCATTCTCTGGATTGGTTTGTTGATATCCTATATATTCTTCCACGGAGTAAAACCTCCGGTAATAACAGGATAA